The following proteins come from a genomic window of Micromonas commoda chromosome 2, complete sequence:
- a CDS encoding predicted protein, producing MEYNVEVPMPHDEHAGLRADLMRSCGLSATVPLSSPDAAMRLLAAARVASIDAREVYFSPASGWGAKVIAPPVAGRRSAVALSPRNETAACALVLELLTDAHRRAPGAAAATLEAARALCDAALAPPPGTADADGDARPPQAAPPGDGGVADATVAWLRAHGGGAPTASSKTSISVAPARFPGTGRGAAATTHIPAGDIAAAIPVERLFTVRHALEMPGPRGDAYRMFAALGEDTIAALWLIAERALGEASPWHAVIASLPWPEGGEGSASPCGGCTPVSWPREACDALLGGTPLLADAIAASEKLARQHAALFPALSEHMADVFPASAYTLDNFRRAHEAWNSYGMTVQASPGEPAATCLPPVAMLCNHALWPHVVRYSRLRDGTLRLPVARSVHAGEEVFVSYGAKSNAELLLFYGFALPGNPYDDVPLSLELPGGEVADVTKAREAALARAGLTLSPHAVRAGPLPLPLVGALRVLTADVAALQTFTGNPTTDPISSEGETAAARALCGVLGAMVEQLEGGDAQFHIALRSGTAERAVGAGAMEAAKTYRDGVAATLDAALGEARRWRAAVGAGPDPALGKRTRD from the coding sequence ATGGAGTACAACGTGGAAGTACCGATGCCGCATGACGAGCACGCGGGGCTCCGCGCGGACCTCATGCGCTCCTGCGGCCTCTCAGCGACCGTCCcgctgtcgtcgccggacgccgcgatgcgcctcctggccgccgcgagggtggcgagcATCGACGCTCGGGAGGTGTACTTCTCCCCCGCGAGCGGGTGGGGCGCCAAGGTGATCgcaccgcccgtcgcgggacGTAGGAGCGCCGTAGCGCTGTCCCCGAGGAACGagaccgccgcgtgcgcgctcgtGCTGGAGCTCCTCACCGACGCCCATCGGCGggcgcccggggcggcggcggcgaccctcgaggccgcccgcgcgctctgcgacgcggcgctcgcgcccccgccgggtaccgcggacgccgacggggacgcgcgaccgccccaagcggcgcccccgggcgacggcggcgtcgccgacgccacggTCGCGTGGctccgcgcgcacggcggcggcgctcccaCCGCATCGTCCAAGACGTCcatctccgtcgcgcccgcgcggttcCCCGGGacgggacgcggcgccgccgccacgacgcACATCCCCGCGGGAGatatcgccgccgccatccccgTCGAACGCCTGTTCACGGTCAGGCACGCCCTGGAGATGCCCGGcccgcggggcgacgcgtacCGCATGTTCGCGGCGTTGGGCGAGGACACGATCGCGGCGTTGTGGCTCATCGCCGAGCGAGCGCTGGGCGAGGCGAGCCCGTGGCACGCCGTGATCGCCTCGCTTCCGTGGCCGGAGGGCGGGGAGggaagcgcgtcgccgtgcggcGGGTGCACGCCGGTGTCGTggccgcgcgaggcgtgcgacgccctcctcgggggCACGCCGCTGCTGGCGGATGCaatcgcggcgagcgagaaGTTGGCTCGGCAGCACGCGGCGCTGTTCCCGGCGCTCTCCGAGCACATGGCCGACGTCTttcccgcgtccgcgtacaCCTTGGACAACTTCAggcgcgcgcacgaggcgtGGAACTCGTACGGTATGACGGTGCAGGCGTCGCCCGGggaaccggcggcgacgtgtttgccccccgtcgcgatgcTCTGCAACCACGCGCTGTGGCCCCACGTCGTCCGGTACAGCAGGCTGAGGGACGGGACCCTGCGTCTGCCGGTGGCGAGGTCGGTGCACGCCGGTGAAGAGGTGTTCGTGTCCTACGGCGCCAAGTCCAACGCGGAGCTGTTGCTGTTTTACGGCTTCGCGCTTCCCGGTAACCCCTACGACGACGTTCCCCTGTCGTTGGAGctcccgggcggcgaggtcgcggaCGTGACgaaggcgagggaggcggcgctggctcGCGCGGGGTTGACGCTGTCCCCGCACGCGGTTCGTGCGGGTCCGCTGCCGCTGCCCCTCGTGGGCGCGCTGCGCGTGctcaccgcggacgtcgccgcgctgcagaCGTTCACGGGAAACCCGACCACGGATCCGATCAGCTCGGAGGGTgaaaccgcggcggcgagggcgctgtgcggggtgctcggcgcgatggtgGAGCAGctggagggcggcgacgcgcagtTTCACATCGCGCTCAGGTCGGGAacggcggagagggcggtgggagccggcgcgatggaggcggcgaagacgtaCAGGGacggggtggcggcgacgctggacgcggcgctgggggaggcgaggcggtggagagcCGCGGTGGGGGCCGGGCCGGACCCGGCGCTGGGGAAGCGAACGCGGGACTGA
- a CDS encoding predicted protein: MFCTECGTNLNEDAKFCTGCGAKTKAAQAAEPKLEIELCENCGAKLNEGAEFCTSCGTKKGESGEAPKDANDSKPLPPGSAPYADAPLGYVGEDGQWHVTIPHNMPKDEEGDFAFFTITPDRRYAAVSVVQDPDVGPGDVIVLPLPPPIDETKLKFPPFKCLMPELDEEEIENGWDVFAPDGKTRVRLYPPVGVKMGEEFWVEVEKDGGCCDLSQEQQGCLCVLCLCAVKISLSAVRAIFL, from the coding sequence ATGTTCTGCACCGAATGCGGCACGAACCTGAACGAGGACGCAAAGTTTTGCACGGGATGCGGCGCGAAGACAAAAGCTGCTCAAGCTGCTGAGCCAAAGTTGGAAATCGAGCTGTGCGAAAACTGCGGGGCCAAGCTCAACGAAGGGGCCGAGTTCTGCACCTCCTGCGGAACCAAGAAAGGCGAGTCGGGAGAAGCGCCCAAGGATGCGAACGACTCTAAACCTCTCCCGCCTGGTTCCGCACCGTACGCTGACGCTCCTCTGGGATACGTTGGGGAAGATGGCCAGTGGCACGTCACCATCCCACACAACATGCCCAAAGATGAAGAAGGCGACTTCGCCTTCTTTACCATCACACCGGATCGACGTtacgccgccgtctccgttGTTCAAGATCCCGACGTTGGACCTGGAGACGTCATCGTCCTTCCATTACCTCCACCAATTGACGAGACCAAACTAAAATTTCCTCCGTTCAAGTGCCTCATGCCTGAGCTTGACGAAGAGGAAATCGAGAACGGCTGGGATGTGTTCGCTCCCGACGGCAAGACTCGCGTGCGCCTGTATCCTCCCGTGGGCGTCAAAATGGGCGAAGAATTCTGGGTTGAAGTCGAAAAGGATGGCGGTTGCTGCGACTTGAGTCAAGAGCAGCAAGGGTGCCTGTGCGTCTTGTGCCTGTGCGCCGTGAAGATTTCTCTGTCCGCCGTCAGAGCAATCTTCTTGTGA
- the RPL27 gene encoding ribosomal protein L27, with the protein MASLMSGLSARAAVVAPASRVAMPQSTSAPVRFGFSVEAAHKKGTGSTKNGRDSNPKYLGVKKYGGEQVVTGNIIIRQRGNSVHAGPGVGTGKDYTLFALRDGEVLFKPGANGKKTVRVVDPVQRGGREDGKPSRRDKRRELYTPRAEQRAAAEAAAATR; encoded by the exons ATGGCTTCTCTCATGTCCGGCCtctcggctcgcgccgcggtcgtggcTCCCGCCTCCCGCGTGGCCATGCCCCAGTCCACCTCTGCTCCCGTGCGCTTCGGCTTCTCCGTGGAGGCTGCGCACAAGAAGGGTACCGGCTCCACCAAGAACGGCCGCGACTCCAACCCCAAGTACCTCGGCGTCAAGAAGTACGGCGGTGAGCAGGTCGTGACCGGAAACATCATcatccgccagcgcggcaACTCG GTTCACGCGGGCCCGGGCGTCGGCACCGGCAAGGATTACACCCTCTttgcgctccgcgacggcgaggtacTCTTTAAGCCCGGAGCCAACGGCAAGAAgaccgttcgcgtcgtcgatccGGTGCAGAGGGgtgggcgcgaggacggcaaGCCCTCCCGCAGGGAcaagcgccgcgagctctacacccctcgcgccgagcagcgtgccgccgcggaggctgccgccgccacccgctAA
- a CDS encoding predicted protein — protein sequence MVDPEVVRRRVLARLHGSDPDWDEDDLPPVPGERESGYRAETERHDHAASNGAGTVAGVAPRSGARRVAQRVAFGRRVPEPGASSGNGRAGRENRPPRQSQPLRASPSAESSGASVHYRDVPPGMRGDPRGPDRAARPATSSSQRGQSLSLLKREHAARQSPAHRRDPDAPPAAEAESVHRPRHFQNSHTQVYNRLVAESAARRARLPRPRDDEGGADHGTDHGTDHGADDDEWRVRFDEPHAPPPHPRRGARVDASSKNTTEDEGGGYWGATEPEEGGNTDAHDEPDPTQLLDPTRGGGARRSRRRGAGIGAGIGAPRASSALRSPDGGLDDDDAGDAMSTGEEDEPSDDETGSDTGSDVAAVGDDIGTLPRTVDVLGALRGDNLELRDKLREATEMLSRVSEERAAATRQRTLLQRQLKEATATRERLREREAVAERARREAAEAGAAAEARAKAAEKKLEKLANAKKAALEAESRTVRAESRISTLEMELASMRERVERAEEERDEAKAETKAMAVWRIEEDEKARSGDHAALVAAAEEAELILAPFAGEDADTDIDAILSPQAKSGPGRRDEDEIRSTHPLAAIAARAAANMERRESRLSSLLSALTGEMAASKRAEKEISQLRKRVAESETAAAAAIGALERERLNASTRGFSSARGGAVEGSGVAAPATPSARDVASMAVGLASSAKSRVRDAEEELRAANARIEAALRENASLESRLERSERLRAGLRLAADASEAMTEQLGELETANGKLRDECMATSRVALHLHRRWRMARMDRWAEGKARGMSSFGADLRDAKAAVFFCFKFWRELSKGDAPEQDQGPSAAASRRSSVEEEKGAEDGFSFAPPSPRGEDAFTPPAAGGGPTPFKDLNPFANK from the coding sequence ATGGTCGACCCGGAGGTTGTGCGGCGCAGGGTGCTGGCGCGGCTCCACGGCAGCGACCCCGactgggacgaggacgacctgccgccggtgcccggcgagcgcgagagcGGCTACCGCGCGGAGACCGAGCGACACGACCATGCCGCGAGCAACGGAGCgggcaccgtcgcgggcgtcgccccgaGGTCGGGCGccaggcgcgtcgcgcagcgcgtcgcgttcggccgccgcgtccccgaaCCCGGCGCATCGTCGGGgaacggacgcgcgggacgggagaaccgcccgccgcggcagtCGCAACCGCTccgagcgtcgccgtcggcggagtcctccggcgcgtccgtTCATTACCGCGACGTTCCCCCGGGGATGCGAGGGGATCCGCGCGggcccgaccgcgccgcgagaccggcgacgtcatcgtcccaGCGCGGTCAGTCACTCTCGCTCCTCAAGCGCGAACACGCCGCGCGTCAGTCCCCggcgcatcgtcgcgaccccgacgccccgccggccgccgaggctgagagcgtccaccgcccgcgACATTTCCAAAACTCGCACACCCAAGTGTAcaaccgcctcgtcgcggaatccgccgcgcgacgcgctcggttGCCGCGGCCCAGGGACGACGAAGGGGGTGCCGACCACGGTACCGACCACGGTACCGACcacggtgccgacgacgacgagtggcGCGTGCGCTTCGACGagccgcacgcgccgccgccgcatccccgccgcggcgctcgcgtcgacgcgtcgagcaaaAACACAACCGAGGATGAAGGGGGCGGGTActggggcgcgacggagcccgaggagggcggcaaCACGGACGCCCACGACGAACCCGACCCGACACAGCTGTTGGATCCgacacgcggcggcggggcgaggaggtcgcggcggcggggcgcgggtaTTGGCGCGGGTatcggggcgccgcgcgcgagttcgGCTTTGCGCTCGCCGGATGGGGGgctcgatgacgacgacgccggcgacgcgatgtccaccggggaggaggacgagccctccgacgacgagaccggcAGCGACACCGgcagcgacgtcgcggcggtcggggacgACATCGGGACCCTGCCCAGGACCGTCgacgtgctcggcgcgcttcGGGGCGATAACCTGGAGCTGCGGGATAAGCTtcgggaggcgacggagatgCTCAGCCGCGTCTCCGAGGaacgagccgcggcgacgcgacagCGGACTCTTCTGCAGCGGCAGCTGAaagaggcgacggcgacgcgggagcggcTCAGGGAACgggaggcggtcgcggagcgcgcgaggagggaggcggcggaggcgggcgccgccgccgaggctcgcgccaaagccgccgagAAGAAACTCGAAAAGCTGGCCaacgccaagaaggcggcgctcgaggcggagtcCCGCACGGTCCGCGCGGAGTCCAGGATCAGCACGTTGGAGATGGAGCTCGCGTCcatgcgcgagcgcgtggagcgagccgaggaggaacgcgacgaaGCGAAGGCGGAGACGAAGGCTATGGCGGTGTGGCGCATCGAGGAGGATGAAAAGGCCAGGAGCGGCGAtcacgcggcgctcgtcgcggcggcggaggaggcggagctgatcctcgcgcccttcgccggTGAGGACGCGGATAccgacatcgacgccatACTCAGCCCGCAGGCCAAGTCCGGgcccggtcgccgcgacgaggatgagATCCGGTCGACgcacccgctcgcggcgatcgccgcgagagccgcggcgaacatgGAGAGGAGGGAGTCGCGGCTGAGCTCGCTGCTCTCCGCGCTCACCGGGGAGATGGCCGCGTCCAAGCGTGCCGAGAAGGAGATCTCGCAGCTTCGAAAGAGGGTCGCGGAGTCGGagacggccgccgccgcggcgattggcgccctcgagcgcgagcgcctcaaCGCCTCAACGCGCGGATTTTCTTcggcccgcgggggcgccgtcgaaggctccggcgtcgccgcacccgcgacgccgtcggctcgggacgtggcgtcgatggccgtgggcctcgcgtcctccgccaagtcccgcgtccgcgacgccgaggaggagctgcgcgccgccaacgcgcggatcgaggcggcgctgcgcgagAACGCGTCGCTGGAGTCGCGGTTGGAGCGATCGGAACGGCTTCGCGCGGGGCTGcgactcgcggcggacgcctccGAGGCGATGACCGagcagctcggcgagctcgagacgGCGAACGGGAAGTTGCGCGACGAGTGCATGGCCACGTCGAGGGTCGCCCTGCACTTGCACAGGCGGtggaggatggcgaggatGGATCGGTGGGCGGAGGGTAAGGCTCGAGGGATGTCGTCGTTTGGCGCGGACCTGcgggacgccaaggcggccgtCTTCTTCTGTTTCAAGTTTTGGCGGGAGCTCTCGAAAGGGGACGCGCCGGAGCAGGACCAGGGaccctcggccgcggctAGCCGTCGTTCgtcggtggaggaggagaagggcgcggaggacgggtTCTCCtttgcgccgccgtccccgcgaggcgaggatgcgttcacgccccccgccgccggcggtggccCGACTCCCTTCAAGGACCTCAACCCGTTCGCGAATAAGTAG
- a CDS encoding predicted protein, translating into MTLLPSDDRALVLRFAVQVAATTAVAAWSLHGEYDAEKHAMLLLLGAAIYSEYVGADRDPTETRQGITGGAPLGALALPWLFVSRVGGPNFHLFAFWVSVATNVALLPGLPRIVSGGAAVAAVSAGARELNYVNVGHEPYPTEWTIAATVAVHVLTAVSFARDAPGWFPNVFTRWEAALASTAVALCLGDVAMWTAHASAGRLPDLHLTEDKWAHVTSWMPLHVAFGRYDDAQLAMETFGLIACALTVAAPALAPEVRTRSSIALAAVFVAASTWGATVALRLGKAFRGYDGIAHWFVDYVTGAEDLANLAAYWALVFGFATFAIRRIATSSSVSGARVTALRKSYHLLAVAAFAPASLPGYAARRVMGHGLPHPEMLALAYAVALLVFAAAECARTSKAWAPGRWIDSFFARFVDGRDGGAVVISHTSLLVGVAAPLWLNHEKWSASADVDHSVGALAPLAGIVSLGLGDAAASVVGVYFGKTSLCAGSRKTVEGAVAGAVANVMGLLFAWRVVNHHRETPWGTLLMAGVGTAALEATTEQLDNAFLPLHMAALLQLVSRNADLEDVQYA; encoded by the coding sequence ATGACGTTGTTACCTTCTGACGACCGTGCCCTCGTCCTTCGCTTCGCCGTCCAGGTggccgccaccaccgcggtggccgcgtgGTCGCTCCACGGAGAgtacgacgcggagaagcaCGCGATGTTGCTGCTCCTGGGGGCGGCGATCTATTCGGAgtacgtcggcgcggaccgcgATCCCACCGAGACGCGTCAGGGCATCACGGGCGGCGctcccctcggcgcgctcgcgctcccgtGGCTCTTCGTgtcccgcgtcggcggcccgAACTTCCACCTGTTCGCGTTCTGGGTATCCGTCGCGACCaacgtcgccctcctcccggGCCTGCCGCGGATCGtatcgggcggcgccgccgtcgccgccgtgtccgcgggcgcgagggagctcaACTACGTCAACGTCGGCCACGAGCCGTACCCAACGGAGTGgaccatcgccgccaccgtcgccgtgcacgtTCTCACCGCGGTGTCGTTCGCCCGGGACGCGCCCGGGTGGTTCCCGAACGTGTTCACGAggtgggaggcggcgctggcgtcgacggcggtggcgctgtgcctcggcgacgtcgccatgTGGACGGCGCACGCATCCGCGGGGCGTCTTCCGGATCTCCACCTCACCGAAGACAAGTGGGCGCACGTCACGAGCTGGATGCCGCTGCACGTCGCGTTCGGGCGAtacgacgacgcgcagctcgccaTGGAAACGTTTGGCCTGATCGCCTGCGCCctgaccgtcgcggcgcccgcgctcgcgccggaggtGAGGACCCGATCTTCGATTGCGCTCGCCGCagtcttcgtcgccgcgtcgacgtggggagcgacggtggcgctgcGGCTGGGCAAGGCGTTCCGCGGGTACGACGGCATCGCGCACTGGTTCGTCGACTACGtgaccggcgccgaggatctCGCCAACCTGGCGGCGTACTGGGCCCTGGTCTTCGGCTTTGCGACGTTCGCCATCCGAcgcatcgcgacgtcgtcgtccgtctcgggcgcgagggtcacGGCGCTTCGCAAATCGTATCACCTgctggcggtggcggcgttcgcgcccgcgtcgttgCCCGGATacgccgcgcgtcgggtcATGGGCCACGGTCTTCCGCATCCGGAGATGCTCGCGCTGGcgtacgcggtggcgctcctggtgttcgcggcggctgagtgcgcgaggacgtcaaaggcgtgggcgccggggcgatGGATCGACTCGTTTTTCGCTCGATTCgtcgacggccgcgacggcggggcggtGGTGATCAGCCACACGtcgctcctcgtcggggtcgccgcgccgctgtGGCTGAACCACGAGAAgtggtcggcgagcgcggacgtggacCACAGCGTCGGGGCGCTGGCGCCATTGGCGGGGATCGTGTCGCTCGggctgggcgacgccgccgcctccgtcgtcggcgtctaCTTCGGAAAGACGAGTTTGTGCGCGGGGTCGAGGAAGACGGtggagggtgccgtcgcgggtgccgtGGCGAACGTCATGGGGTTGTTGTTCGCGTGGCGTGTCGTGAACCACCACAGGGAGACGCCGTGGGGAACTCTCCTGATGGCCGGGGTTGgaaccgcggcgctggaggcgacgacggagcaGCTGGACAACGCGTTCCTGCCGCTGCACATGGCGGCGTTGCTGCAACTCGTCTCGAGGAATGCGGACCTGGAGGACGTTCAATACGCGTGA
- the AMY2 gene encoding glycoside hydrolase family 13 protein (candidate a-amylase): MLQGFNWESHRFEWYKLVQERAGQISKAGFTQIWLPPCTDSLAPEGYLPRNLRSLETKYGNEAELRSLIGELRANNVLPVLDAVLNHRCATHQGKHGKWNRWEGTGMDWGEWAITNRNKDFMGEGGEPTGDEFWGSPNIDHKQPKVQEDICEWIQWLTNDVGFGGIRFDFSKGYGGEFAGTYTRACMPEFAVGEYWDTLNYGQGLEYDQDAHRQRIIDWIDSTGGICTAFDFTTKGILQEACGRSEFWRLVDKKGRAPGVIGLWPGRAVTFIDNHDTGSTQSHWPFPSNKVGMGYAYTLTHPGTPSVFWDHYFDWGDDLRNQIQGLMDTRKKAGIHARSKLEIVAATDSVYAALVGDKLAMKMGNDGWKPSGDGWNVAVSGDGWCVWTKD, encoded by the coding sequence ATGCTGCAGGGTTTCAACTGGGAGTCGCACCGCTTCGAGTGGTACAAGCTGGtgcaggagcgcgcgggtcagATCTCCAAGGCGGGTTTTACCCAGATTTGGCTGCCCCCGTGCACGGAttcgctcgcgcccgagggcTACCTGCCCCGCAACCTGCGATCGCTCGAGACCAAGTACGGTAACGAGGCAGAGCTTCGCTCGCTGATCGGCGAGCTTCGCGCCAACAACGTGCTCCCCGTGCTGGATGCAGTGCTCAACCATCGTTGCGCGACGCACCAGGGCAAGCACGGCAAGTGGAACCGCTGGGAGGGCACCGGCATGGACTGGGGCGAGTGGGCGATTACCAACCGCAACAAGGATTTcatgggcgagggcggcgagccaACCGGCGACGAGTTCTGGGGCTCACCCAACATCGACCACAAGCAGCCCAAGGTGCAGGAGGACATCTGCGAGTGGATCCAGTGGCTCACCAACGACGTCGGGTTCGGCGGCATCCGATTCGACTTCAGCAAGGGGTACGGCGGGGAGTTTGCAGGCACCTACACTCGCGCGTGCATGCCCGAGTTTGCCGTGGGCGAGTACTGGGACACCCTCAACTACGGTCAGGGCCTGGAGTACGACCAGGACGCGCACAGGCAGCGCATCATCGACTGGATCGACTCCACCGGCGGCATCTGCACCGCGTTCGACTTCACGACCAAGGGTATCCTCCAGGAGGCTTGCGGCCGAAGCGAGTTTTGGAGGCTTGTGGACAAGAAGGGTCGGGCGCCCGGCGTCATCGGCCTCTGGCCCGGACGCGCGGTCACCTTCATCGACAACCACGATACCGGTTCCACCCAGTCGCACTGGCCGTTCCCCAGCAACAAGGTTGGCATGGGCTACGCGTACACCCTCACGCACCCCGGGACACCCTCGGTGTTTTGGGATCACTACTTTGACTGGGGCGACGATCTCCGGAATCAGATCCAGGGCCTGATGGACACCCGCAAGAAGGCGGGCATCCACGCGAGGTCCAAGCTCGAGATTGTCGCAGCGACGGACAGCGTctacgcggcgctcgtcggggaTAAGCTGGCGATGAAGATGGGCAACGACGGCTGGAAGCCCTCGGGCGACGGCTGGAACGTCGCCGTCAGCGGGGATGGTTGGTGCGTGTGGACCAAGGACTGA
- a CDS encoding predicted protein, which yields MQDAVTDAGNNVRALKAEKKDKAEIDAAIAKLKELKLELDTEIKAAMAAGDEAAAAKEQFRSKMNGALEQRLFYIPSFKIYGGVAGLYDYGPPGCAVKSNLQAFWRQHFVLNEAMLEVECPSVTPEVVLKASGHVEKFTDLMVNDVVTKDCFRADHLVEENLERMLADPMISADKRRELEDMLARLEEFTPEEMGDAITKLAIKAPETKNDLTAPYPFNLMFPTQIGPSGALQGYLRPETAQGIFVNFRDLLYYNGGKLPFAAAQIGQSFRNEIAPRAGLLRVREFTQAEIEHFVHPEQKDHSRFAEVADVMLSLFSRDAQLGAVKKPFPMTIGEAVEKGIVANQTLGYFIARTQTFLEKIGVNPERLRFRQHLQHEMAHYAEDCWDAEIECSYGWIECVGLADRSAFDLKAHSDKSKVELTAYERFAEPKMVETLVVEPNKKDMGKAFKKDAKAVTDALMALCQEDALALAAKVEADGKAELKIEGGSVEILPGMVKIAMETQKVSGRNFTPSVIEPSFGIGRIMYCMFEHSFYIRPEDEQKTVFRFSPIIAPIKCTIFPLVNDAGMNDLAGTISRVLATEGISSKLDTTAVSVGKRYARTDELGVPFAVTVDHRSLQDNTVTIRERDSCDQVRVAVDDVLPLIKKLCNLQATWEEATAGLEKQAAASD from the coding sequence ATGCAGGATGCCGTGACGGACGCCGGCAACAACGTCCGCGCGCTGAAggccgagaagaaggacaagGCTGAGATCGATGCCGCGATCGccaagctcaaggagctcaagctcgagctcgacacCGAGATCAAGGCTGCcatggcggcgggcgacgaggcggccgcggcgaaagaGCAGTTCCGCTCCAAGATgaacggcgcgctcgagcagaGGCTGTTCTACATCCCCTCGTTCAAGATctacggcggcgtcgcgggcctcTACGACTACGGCCCGCCCGGATGCGCCGTCAAGTCCAACCTCCAGGCGTTCTGGCGCCAGCACTTCGTCCTCAACGAGGCCATGCTCGAGGTGGAGTGCCCTTCCGTGACTCCGGAGGTGGTGCTCAAGGCTTCCGGCCACGTAGAGAAGTTCACCGACCTCATGGTCAACGACGTCGTCACCAAGGACTGCTTCAGGGCGGACCACCTGGTGGAGGAAAACTTGGAGAGGATGCTCGCCGACCCCATGATCTCCGCGGACAAGCGCagggagctcgaggacatgctcgcgaggctcgaggaGTTCACCCCGGAGGAGATGGGCGATGCCATCACCAAGCTCGCCATCAAGGCCCCGGAGACCAAGAACGACCTCACCGCCCCCTACCCCTTCAACCTCATGTTTCCCACGCAGATTGGCCCATCCGGCGCGCTGCAGGGGTACCTCCGACCGGAGACGGCGCAGGGCATCTTCGTCAACTTCCGCGATCTCCTCTACTACAACGGCGGCAAACTCcctttcgccgccgcgcagatcGGCCAGTCCTTCCGAAACGAGATCGCTCCGCGCGCCGgtctcctccgcgtgcgAGAGTTCACGCAGGCTGAGATTGAGCACTTCGTGCATCCCGAGCAGAAGGACCACTCGCGAttcgcggaggtggccgaCGTGATGCTGTCGCTCTtcagccgcgacgcgcagctcggcgcggtgaagaaACCCTTCCCCATGACCATCGGCGAGGCTGTGGAGAAGGGCATCGTCGCCAACCAGACGCTCGGATACTTCATCGCTCGCACGCAGACGTTTCTCGAGAAGATCGGGGTCAACCCGGAGCGGCTTCGGTTCCGCCAGCACCTGCAGCACGAGATGGCGCACTACGCCGAGGACTGCTGGGACGCCGAGATCGAGTGCTCTTACGGCTGGATAGAGtgcgtcggcctcgcggaTCGCTCCGCGTTTGACCTCAAGGCTCACTCGGACAAGAGCAAGGTTGAGCTCACCGCGTACGAGAGGTTCGCGGAGCCGAAGATGGTGGAGACCCTCGTGGTGGAGCCCAACAAGAAGGACATGGGCAAGGCGTTCAAGAAAGACGCCAAGGCGGTGACCGACGCGCTCATGGCGCTGTGCCAggaggatgcgctcgcgctcgccgcgaaggttGAGGCGGATGGGAAGGCCGAGCTCAAGATCGAGGGTGGCTCCGTGGAGATCCTCCCCGGGATGGTCAAGATCGCCATGGAGACGCAGAAGGTGTCGGGCCGTAACTTCACCCCGTCCGTCATCGAGCCCTCCTTCGGCATCGGTCGCATCATGTACTGCATGTTCGAGCACTCCTTCTACATCCGACCAGAGGATGAGCAGAAGACGGTGTTCCGGTTCTCGCCCATCATCGCGCCCATCAAGTGCACCATCTTCCCCCTCGTCAACGACGCGGGCATGAACGATCTCGCGGGTACCATCTCCCGCGTCTTGGCCACCGAGGGCATCTCCTCCAAGCTGGACACCACCGCGGTGTCCGTCGGCAAGAGGTACGCGAGGACGGATGAGCTCGGCGTGCCAttcgccgtcaccgtcgatCACAGGTCGCTGCAGGACAACACGGTGAcgatccgcgagcgcgacagCTGCGATcaggtgcgcgtcgccgtcgacgacgtgctgCCGCTGATCAAGAAGCTGTGCAACCTGCAGGCTACCTGGGAGGAGGCCACCGCGGGGCTGGAGAAGCAGGCTGCGGCGTCGGACTGA